A genomic stretch from Lathyrus oleraceus cultivar Zhongwan6 chromosome 2, CAAS_Psat_ZW6_1.0, whole genome shotgun sequence includes:
- the LOC127120458 gene encoding ribonuclease III domain-containing protein RNC1, chloroplastic, whose product MELSSTFLLSPKPSSSPPTNFSFSSSFSPFPIQILIKNSKPYNHSPQTLRVLAVSIDSTKEFPRNNPQRLLKELAERKKTTSPKSKSPSRRYILKPPLDDKKLAERFLNSPQLSLKSFPLLSSCLPSSRFSNADKLWIDEYLLEAKQALGYSLEPSAMLEDDNPAKQFDTLLYLAFQHPSCERTNAKHVKSGHSRLVFLGQFVLELALAEFFLQRYPRESPGPMRERVFGLIGKENLPKWIKAASLQNLIFPFDNMDKIVRKDREGPVKSVFWALFGAIYLCFGLPEVYRVLFEVFGMDPDDEDCQPKLRRQLEDVDYVSAEFESKLTWQDIVAYKPPADALFSHPRLFRACVPPGMHRFRGNIWDYDSRPQVMRTLGYPLEMTDRIPEITEARNVELGLGLQLCFLHPSKFKFEHPRFCFERLEYVGQKIQDLVMAERLLMKHLDAPGLWLQEKHRRILMNKYCGRYLRAKHLHKFIIYDVKVQDAYERNRRRRNPATTAINQAIHGLSYLVYGKRDVRRLMFEFFDFEQVQPKEV is encoded by the exons ATGGAACTTTCTTCCACCTTTCTACTCTCCCCAAAACCATCCTCATCCCCACCAACTAACTTCTCTTTCTCTTCCTCCTTCTCTCCTTTCCCCATCCAAATTCTAATCAAAAACTCCAAACCCTATAACCACTCTCCACAAACCCTACGCGTTCTCGCTGTCAGCATAGATTCAACAAAAGAATTCCCTAGAAACAATCCTCAACGACTTCTAAAGGAACTCGCAGAACGCAAAAAAACCACTTCTCCAAAATCAAAATCCCCCTCAAGAAGGTACATCTTAAAACCTCCACTAGATGACAAAAAATTAGCAGAAAGGTTTCTCAATAGTCCCCAATTGTCTCTCAAATCGTTTCCTTTATTGAGTTCATGTTTACCGTCTTCGCGGTTTAGCAATGCCGATAAACTGTGGATTGATGAGTATTTACTCGAGGCGAAACAAGCGCTCGGGTACTCGCTTGAGCCGTCGGCGATGTTAGAGGATGATAATCCTGCGAAACAGTTTGATACTTTGTTGTATTTGGCGTTTCAGCATCCTTCGTGTGAGAGAACGAACGCGAAACATGTTAAGTCGGGGCATTCGAGGTTGGTTTTCTTGGGGCAGTTTGTGCTTGAATTGGCATTGGCGGAATTTTTCTTGCAGAGGTATCCGAGGGAATCGCCGGGGCCGATGAGGGAGAGAGTTTTTGGGTTGATTGGGAAGGAGAATTTGCCTAAGTGGATTAAAGCTGCTAGTTTGCAGAATTTGATATTTCCTTTTGATAATATGGATAAGATTGTGAGAAAGGATAGAGAGGGACCTGTCAA GTCGGTGTTTTGGGCTTTGTTTGGGGCAATATATCTTTGTTTTGGTCTTCCAGAAGTTTATCGTGTTCTTTTTGAAGTCTTTGGAATGGATCCGGATGATGAGGATTGCCAGCCCAAGTTGCGAAGACAACTTGAAGATGTGGATTATGTATCTGCTGAGTTTGAAAGCAAACTAACCTGGCAAGATATAGTTGCTTATAAG CCTCCTGCAGATGCTCTGTTTTCTCATCCAAGGTTGTTTAGAGCTTGCGTCCCCCCTGGGATGCATCGATTCAGAGGAAATATATGGGATTATGATAGCAGACCTCAAGTAATGAGAACTCTTGGATATCCATTAGAAATGACAGACAGAATTCCAGAAATTACTGAAGCCAGGAATGTAGAGCTTGGACTTGGATTGCAG CTTTGTTTCCTGCATCCATCGAAGTTTAAATTTGAGCATCCTAGATTTTGCTTTGAGAGATTGGAATACGTTGGCCAAAAGATACAG GATTTGGTGATGGCTGAAAGATTGTTGATGAAGCATTTAGATGCTCCTGGGTTGTGGTTACAAGAGAAACATCGCCGCATTCTTATGAACAAATATTGTGGAAGATACTTGAGGGCCAAACATCTTCACAAGTTTATTATATATGATGTTAAGGTGCAAGACGCTTATGAGCGCAACCGAAGACGGAGAAACCCAGCCACAACAGCTATTAATCAAGCTATTCACGGACTCTCGTATCTTGTTTATGGGAAACGTGATGTGAGACGTCTGATGTTTGAGTTTTTCGACTTTGAGCAGGTCCAACCTAAAGAGGTCTAA